In the Scatophagus argus isolate fScaArg1 chromosome 11, fScaArg1.pri, whole genome shotgun sequence genome, AGAAAGATGGACAAGAGAAGATACCAGCTTGAAGGCAAAAGGTTTCAAaaactgtttgctgtcattcaaaaacaacaactgattGCACagttgtgatgtgtgtgtctttgacatTTAAACGGCCTGGAACACAGTGTTTATTTAGCATTCAAACGTCAACTGTTGTGAACACCGCAAACAATTTCCCTGGCTTGACTTTGTCAGTCAATTTAAATACcaattaaaaccaaatgttGAGACAGATTTTTCCACGAACAAAGATATTCTAATAGACAACGTTAATTTTTAAACTATTCTGTGGCCTATGATGAAGTCCATTCTTGGGATTATCCAAAATACAGGTACAAACccacaattaaattaaaaacagtgcagcaacagctttgcagctattaATGTTGGTGTAACATGCTCGATACAGGAGAGCCGTTGCCGGCGTGTTTAAGCTGCCATGCAATGTTCCCATCCActcacactgtatgtgtgtctatgtgcgtTAAACAGAGGGATGTAAAAATGCTTTATGGCAGCTCCTGAAACACTGACCTTTACAGAAAACCACCAATCTGTTCCAAACATGATctactgtgtgcatgtgtgtttgtgtgtgcacgagcATTACGCTTGCACGTGCTCGCGGGTGACATGATGTACAGCCAGTAACATTCCATCCCACCAGCCATCATTATCTGTGATGTACAGCCAAATATTGTTATGTATGGTCGACTGCATGATTTACTGTTAGAGATATAATGGAGTGGTAACTGTAATGAACTTGCTGAGTGCTTGATGTACGGGTCCCTGCTGGAGGGAGAGAAGTAAATACTATGACAGTGATGGCAACAATTAcagtgttgatgatgatgatgatgatgatgaaattcGCCTCCTCAGTGCAGAGGCGAGAGGAATTtctggagggagaggaggagggcgaAGAAGGGAGGACAAGAGGTGgtagtggaggaggaggagatgaagaaagcagtttcaggagaagaagaggaaggaaaggaaggaaggaaagcaaTTATAGGCTGCTGCTTTAGCAAACTTTGATGTTTTGACAGGCAGCCACTGCCGGAGGGAGGCGGTTTTtggtgttgatgatgatgatgataatcagTGGTGATGATGACACTGATGATGGAGAAGCTCACACAGTCTTTAAGGTCTGTTGTTGCTGAAGATCTGTGGAGCCACAGGGTGTCCTTGTGGTCAAAGTAAGACACCCTGCTGGAAAACATCCACCCTAACTCAGTGTCCATGAGCAgcgctgtgctgcagctgaccCTCTGCTCCCACATTCCTGAAGGGGAGTGAGCGAAAAGacgagaaaaggaaaagaaattccctttttcagaataaaaaaaaaaaggatgaccACATCGATTTTGGATGAAtaggaaaagaaggaaaaagtgACAGGTGGGAATTTTTAGGTGAAtcaagagaaggagggaaaagaagggagacatgatgaaaacagggcagcaaaaataaacaagatgatTGCTGGGAGGAAGATTTTCTggattaaaaacaagaaaaaaaatgcacatggGAGGATTTCAAAACCCCCAGCTAATCACTACTGACACAATCAGCATGTTACATACGCTATACAGCGCTCATGTTTTCGTGTACCTGCTCAACTGTGAAAACATGCATAATCCTGATATTTAAGGATAACTTGTGCCACAACTGACATAAATTGGAACAGAACTGAGCTGAaatgtcctccctccctcatacAAACACACGGCGCAGCCATCCTCCAAACACGGTCTGGTTCTGCCCTCTAATGGCACACTGTTTAAACTACCCTCTTGAGGAAGATGCATCTGTTTGCAGTCCTTCTTAACAGAAATATTAAGCTGACAGATCTATGCACAGTAATGATAACCTCACTGTCAGTATGGATGTGAGCAGAGGAACTCAAACACAAAGGGGCCTCACAGAAATCACGGGGGAACGAACAGAGATTAAATTACGCAttcagtgagacagaaatgCAGTTCAGGATTTATTTTGGAATTACATTTTCAATTGCTTACTtattgtaagaaaaaaatggcaCCAAGTAAACAGGTCCTTCCTGAATGAATGATAAAATTATAAACAGCAGATTTTCCCTTTATATAAAGACAAGTCCTTTTTGGTCCTATTGTCAAGTATGTACTGCGTAACAAGGCACTAAGCACAGCCAATGCAGTGTTTAGCTACTTTTACCTGTCATCAATCTCAATAGTACTTCAACTAATTTTGAGTCACGTCATTTTGAGTTTAGTTTAAACCTTTTCAGGTCACACTTTTGAAAGCTCATTTTGAAATGCGAAAACCACGCAGCAGATTCCCCACTTTTTAAGACTATCGTGTGGATTTCTCTCTTAAATACGTGTTGTGTTCTCTTTGCAGCCACAGAATGGAAAGGTCCCGCAGCAGGGCTGAAGCCAGGGTCTCCACAGAATCTTGTCCCACGTCATCTGGCTCTGAACAccatgtgcatctgtgttggAGTTTGGGCGAGCATCATCAGTCGTCTGCTTGTTTGCGAGGGTGTTTCGATGTCTCTCCACAGCTCTGGCAGTCTGCTCAAGGATTTCAGTGTATCGTGGCTCAGTATTGCGGGTCAGGGGCCGCGACTCTGACGGATCGTGGTCAAGGTCATACACCAGCGGTGGGTTGTGGTGCGTCACATGTTCtccatcacacagacagaccttAGTGTCATAACATCCACCAGCTCCCGGGGGATAAAAGTTGGGAGTGAAAAAGTGCACCTTGAAGATGGAGTCACCTGGATgggaacacacatgcacatgtttacGCAACATACTGAGACAGGCAGgttaaagcttttaaaaatcctttaacattttaacattttaacagacACGATGCCTTAAGAGTGCATCTAGTGGGACAAAAGAATAGTATTAGTATCACACCTATACAGCCTGctgaactgaaatgattaaacaCAGCCGTGTCCACAGGTGTGCACTTACTTCCAGGTGGGTGCCAGCGTACTGCATTCAGGTAGATTCCACAGTAGTGGAACATGAATTCATGCTCTGATCGCTCCACCCTGCCCTCCAACAGGGGCATGAGATTATGGCCATCTAATTGTCTGGGAGAAAAGGTACaatcgagagagagagagggaagagtgAAATATGAATGTTGTTCAAAATCCTGCAAGACACCATTACCACATCGTACAAGCAGAAAGAGACTTGAGGCTTTTAATCTTGTTATGTCAGTTCAGTAATGAGCAAATAAATTGCCATCTACTGTATAACACTCAATAAATTTTGTAAATCTGCGTCTGCAGCATccttttccaaaacaaaagccaTGGTTGTTTACAGATAAGGGGGTACTTTTACATCCGCATTGTAATCATCTGGCTACAGAACACTAGTGATTCTATAGTAATTGGAGGGGTCTTTTGTGTACTATtgtaaacaacaaataatagAAGGTTTTGAACCTTTCCAAGAATAAAATAATGGGGAAACAAATGAGACTTGGCCAATGAGCACACGGACCATACAACGAAAGCAGACAAATCTGACCTGTAGTCTGTACCTGTCTGGTTGTGTGTCTTTGGCCAAATACTTCAGTGTTGGATACAGGTCCATAAGGCTGGTGGGTTCGTCCACTACTCTTCCCGCTGCCAATTTGCCAGGCCAACGGAAAATACCAGGCACCCTGATCCCCCCCTCCCAGCCCCCCATTGCTTTCCCACCTACAGGTGAGACATTAGAAGAAATTCCACTGTattttttcaggaaaaaacataaacactttGTATAGTGGTCATTTGACCAAGTTACAGACTAACTTTAAGAATTATTACAATGATCCATACTAGTTACAAGCTTAAACCTTCAATTCACTGATATGATTTAGGTCAATATAAATCCTTCCTTAAAAATACAACTTCCTTCCTGCTTTAAACAATGCTTTACCAACTGTCTCTAGATGTATTGAgacttaaataaaacagaaaaacatgtaaacGTCTGCTAAAAAACATCAGAGATGGCAGTTAAAATGATTGAACTAAGAAAAGAGACTGAGATGACGTCTACCTTTATAGATGCTGTTCCAGCCTCCCTTCTGGCCAACTTGTGAATCAGCGTCCTCCAGATGTCCACCGTGGTCAGAGGTAAAGTACATCAGAGTGTTGCTGGCGAGGCCGAGGGAGTCCACAGTCTCTGTCATTTTACCTAAAAAGCATAAATATATTCATGTTGGCCGATTGTGGTTGATTACAAATCGGGTCTTATTTTTTGAGGTTATGTAATTTCTTGTGGTCCTCAAAACTTTGAACAGTATTATACTTTGGCCCATAGTGATGACGAGTGGTCAGTATGTAATGTTAAACACAGCCCTCATTCACCAATCATCCAGTCCACTTCTTCTAGGTTGTCACCATAGCGACCGTGACGACTTTTGCCAGCGAAGACAGGGTTTTTGTGGAGCGGTGTGTGGACATGGGCCaatgagaagaagaggagaaatggGCGATCAACATTTCTGGAGAGGACAATAACGGGAAGAAGCAAAGTGAGAAACTCACTCATCAGCCACCGGTGTCACCTCAGTCAGATATGATAGCAGTTAACACGAAACTCTAACAtctaaataaacaacagaaacaaacacctgATATGGCTTACTCCTTCTAATCACTATTATTGATGTAGGTCTTTCAATGGAATTTGATGACCGTATAATATAGATAGTAAAGATAGTTGATAGTATAGGTAGCTGATTGCTGAATCTCATTCGCAGACAACCTGGCAATGAGACAAATCTTTCACCAGGTTTgaggttgctttttttttttttgtttttagaaaaacCTTAATTCCATTTTCTCACTACAGAAACTGGAAACTGACCAACCAGCTGCAAGCATGTGATGAAAGAGGAGTATTACTCAATAAATGCATactttcacacatgcagtcacTGGGGATGTCTAGTCAATCTGTGCTCTCATCAGATTGCAAAAAGCTACCCAGAGGGGTTTGTGCTGGTGTTGCCAaagttgtttaaaaatattAGTTTTCTTTTGCTCCTGCTTTCCTACCTCTTCACAAAATTTTGCGCTTCTTCCAGCAACCTCTGCGGCATCGTCTCCACTGTCATTGGCTGTTCGATCACGTCCTGGTTTCTCATGATGATGCAGTTCCAAGTCGGCAGGAGTTTAAAGGGCACATACCACACGGCAATTgcgaggacagagaggaaggaaagcaCTAAAAGGAACCACTGGCTGATTTCAAACAGGCCACACATACGGACAAGCACctgaaaatgtcaagaaagaattagcaaattatcacattctgttttatgttttacacagcgtccCGAGTCGGGTCTGTATTGCTGTCTCTGAGCTGTACTTGGATTTTGATGCATTTCCATGATTTTGCCACTAGATGATATTACAAACCATTACAAAAGTTAGATCTTATGTCCACCAAGTAGTAcgttgtgttttttgttcataCATGTTGAatctaattatttaattttacaccTGAAAATAGTTTTATAGACGTATATTTTGCTGTACTGTTCTCTGTTTTACCTCAGTTTCGATCTTACTATGCTTTACCCTGAAACAGGTTTCTGGCTGGTGTGACTATGAATTTCACAATTGCAGCTTCTGTTCccaatcttttttttcatcccaGTGGCTCATTCGTCATGTTGCTTTGGGGTAAACTGCACAGCATCTCTTTGTTTCCcaatttcttcctcttcatctggCAGCCCGAGTGTAcctctcagttttgttttgcttttgttttcaatttcGTCTCCTAGCTCTgccatctctttttctcactttttgtgCTCTATTTTTCAGATGTGTGATTATTttaaggagagaaaaataaaagccaaagtGCCATAAAATCACCCATACCAGTGTGAAAAGACCAACTCCGAGCAACATGCTGAGATTTTGGAGTGCGTACTGGAGGTCTGCCAGGACGTCAGTCTCCTCTCCAGGCACACAGTCATTGAAAAGGGTGAATGGCAGGCCGTAGAAATAGCTGAAGCCATGCTGGTTTGGATGGTGACAGTGGTCCCCTCTGTGTTCACAGTTTACCCCCAAATGCCACTTACCTGCAGACgtacacagagagacagatgctAAACACTCAAAAACCAAGAACAGAAAGTTCAGAGTTCACAGGCCAGCCTTTAACTTTGCTAAACTGCTTCATTTCAACATCCTACATAAACTTGGACATCTTTCTCTTACGTGAACCAAACAGTgatgagttttgtgttttgtgtgctgcctagtttttctcattctttctaAAAACCCACAAAATAGAAGATCAAAAAAAGTCAAGTGCAGAAAGATCCACACTCGTTCCATACACATTCACTTAGCTGCATGCAAACGAGTGTCGATCTGAAcgtctgagctgctgcagtttccGTAACTGTCATTTCACTGTTGCCTGTGGAACAGACAGGAGGAACTTCTATAATGGCTGATCACGTTACGTTATCTCACCAACTAGTCCAGTGGTGTAGCCTTGCTTCTGCAGCCTCTTGGCGAAGGTGGTCTCAGTAGGCGGCAGCCCCCCTGAACCTCCAAGGAAAAGCAGCACCTGCACACGGCCTGTGCTGCCCATTCCTGGtcgacagacacacacacacatgcatagatGAATGAGCAAATATGGAAAATGATGATAATATGAATCATAACTGCATAAATATGACCAGAAATATAATTTGCTGATTAAGTTAAGGACCTGTTACCCGAGCGGATGGCATAGCGGCCGGTCATGAAAGCGGCTCGGCTTGGAGTGCAGAGAGGAGCAGCTGCAATGTGCTGAGTCAACTTCACACCTTCAGAAGCAAGTCTGTCTATGTTAGGAGTCCTACAGGGGCACAAGACATGCAAACAGGTAGAAGAGAACCACACACTGTAGATACAGAGAGACTGACATACCATAGATGTGATGAAAGGCTGGAAATATGTCAGCAATAAAGGAAAGTGTAAGTCAGAAAATAGAGAGAATAGAAAAGGACAATGAAGAGGAGTagaggaggaaacacacagacacagaactgTAACATGGACTGACCTGATGGTATCGTTACCGTAACATCCCACATCACCGATGCCCAGGTCGTCCACCATCATCAGGACAAAATTAGGCTTCctgtccacctcctcccctGCGACTTCTCTCCCTGCTACCAGGAGcagggagagaaggagatgTGCCATCAGTGAGGACCTTagggtgaaaaatgaaaatagtttTGGCTGCtttaatttgaacaaaaaaagaaaaaaaatcattatttgaCTGATCGGTCATCAGCAACAATTTCAGTTAGTTCCTAATGCAACTACATTAACTCAAATTTACTCATGTATTCAAGTACAACACTTAAGTACAGTCttgtattttctgctgttttatacTTCTACTGCgctacattttggaggcaaatattgtactttttaatccactacatttatttgataacttgtTAATTACTACTTactactatatatatatttatttttgataccCTTCCTCTTCAGTAAAAATCAGGTATCTTCTATCTAACTGAATTTCAATTTGGTTCCAAGTTCCTCGTTCCAAAAAAAGGTGGCACACCGCATCACTGGAAAAAATGCAGCGTGATCAGCTGGAAACAAACTGTGCTCACGCTGGTTTTATTAAGTGTTCCTGAGCACATCTAGTGATATCCTTTACACACTGATGAATTTCACAGTGCGGTGAGCCTCGCCCAAATGCCTGCGAACCACAACGCGTTTGGAGGATTCCACTGAGGAAGCGATCACCTGCTACCAGttaacctgtttacctgtggaacgTTCCAAACAGGTGTCTTTGAGCTGTGCACACAACTACACCACTTTTGTTGTTCCCGTTGAAACATGACGCTGGCATCAAggataatcagaatcagaataagcatattatttttaaaaatcaatgaaTTTGTTTTTCGTTGAGTATATGTAAAAACGATCGCATTCTCTTTCATGTATGTTTCACACAGCTTCCACTgttttttttggaatcagggatgtaaaaatgttctgtgCTCCTCTATGACTAATATTCAAACTAAACTAACAAACTATTCTAACCAGATATGCTGGATTAGCCGGAGAGTACACTGTCACAAACGCCTGATTCTGACAGCAGAGTGACACTAAAAAAATATGATGAGCTCAACGAATATGATGAATTGCTGTAGTTTACAGCATCAAACAGCAAGCCTTAAACATGGACTGCACGAAAATGCAACGTAAACATTAATGCAGAAGTAATACTAATTCATAATCATCATTAACGGGGACCATGTTTATGCAGAGTGAATACTTTTACTCATTTATGCAACTTCTGCTGATAGCACATACTTTGACTTAAGtaaggttttttctttttagaggtatattttcacagtgtggtactGGCagaagtaaaggatctgaataatTCTTCCATCACTGCATTCAAGTCATTCATTAGCAGAAATATGCAACATTCTCTGGGTCCAGCTTctaaaatgtgatcattttatcacaaaagcagtttttaaagagattttttttttattatttattttcactccaGCTTTGCCAGCAGTTGAGTCACTCCTCTTTAAACACTGCTCTACTCTGTCTTTTCATCTCAATCATTTGCTTCCAACTGGTTCCTTCTTGTCGCTTATTGCCAAGAGCTGTGGAAACGTCTCAGCAAACATCGCGTGAACTTCCACAGTATTAACGACAACCTTTACGATGTACCGACTGCTTTCAAGGCGATGCACTGTTTAAGTAACAAATAATTAACGCGTGTAAGCAAATTTAGTGTCAAAAGTCCAAAGTGTGAGCGCGATCTGCATTGCCTTGAATGCAGCCCCACAGATAAAAGATCACATGGTCTGTTcagttttccttctttcctgGTGTTATTGTAATTCTCTCAAAATACGCTGCACATGCTGTCGTTTCACAAAAGCAAAGACTCTCACCTCATACGGGTACAATGCTTTGATTCATGAGGACACAGTAACGTCACGCAGGTCTGCAGAAGCCATCGGGTCCTATGATCGGGTCCGCCTTCATGCTTCTGCTGTAATAAGTGACGTATCAACGCACAACCGCATTTGCCTTAATGTGTGTAATGAATGCGCACGATAAAAGAAGGGACCGCTCCATCGACTTAACACAAAACACTGCGTACTTTCACCTCCTCAGGTAGCTCAAAAGCTTCAAATGAAACGTCCTTTATCCTCCATCATCTGCTTAAGTTTCCGAATGCTTTTGCTCTATTCAACATGTAAACATCGACCCCAAACACGAGCTCCTGAGCCCTCCAGGTGTTGTATTATACCCCATTTATACTTACAGGTTACTGCATGAAATTTTCATTATATTGAAACATTCTGGGATTCGGTCTAAAGAATGTTTTTACAACTTGTAGAGTAAGTCGATTTACTCAAAGATCTGTAGTAAAATCAGGATTTGTAGTGAAGTCGCCAGCTACTTTGTA is a window encoding:
- the arsh gene encoding arylsulfatase D isoform X2 gives rise to the protein MRSSLMAHLLLSLLLVAGREVAGEEVDRKPNFVLMMVDDLGIGDVGCYGNDTIRTPNIDRLASEGVKLTQHIAAAPLCTPSRAAFMTGRYAIRSGMGSTGRVQVLLFLGGSGGLPPTETTFAKRLQKQGYTTGLVGKWHLGVNCEHRGDHCHHPNQHGFSYFYGLPFTLFNDCVPGEETDVLADLQYALQNLSMLLGVGLFTLVLVRMCGLFEISQWFLLVLSFLSVLAIAVWYVPFKLLPTWNCIIMRNQDVIEQPMTVETMPQRLLEEAQNFVKRNVDRPFLLFFSLAHVHTPLHKNPVFAGKSRHGRYGDNLEEVDWMIGKMTETVDSLGLASNTLMYFTSDHGGHLEDADSQVGQKGGWNSIYKGGKAMGGWEGGIRVPGIFRWPGKLAAGRVVDEPTSLMDLYPTLKYLAKDTQPDRQLDGHNLMPLLEGRVERSEHEFMFHYCGIYLNAVRWHPPGSDSIFKVHFFTPNFYPPGAGGCYDTKVCLCDGEHVTHHNPPLVYDLDHDPSESRPLTRNTEPRYTEILEQTARAVERHRNTLANKQTTDDARPNSNTDAHGVQSQMTWDKILWRPWLQPCCGTFPFCGCKENTTRI
- the arsh gene encoding arylsulfatase D isoform X1; protein product: MRNNKSGVVVCTAQRHLFGTFHRSSLMAHLLLSLLLVAGREVAGEEVDRKPNFVLMMVDDLGIGDVGCYGNDTIRTPNIDRLASEGVKLTQHIAAAPLCTPSRAAFMTGRYAIRSGMGSTGRVQVLLFLGGSGGLPPTETTFAKRLQKQGYTTGLVGKWHLGVNCEHRGDHCHHPNQHGFSYFYGLPFTLFNDCVPGEETDVLADLQYALQNLSMLLGVGLFTLVLVRMCGLFEISQWFLLVLSFLSVLAIAVWYVPFKLLPTWNCIIMRNQDVIEQPMTVETMPQRLLEEAQNFVKRNVDRPFLLFFSLAHVHTPLHKNPVFAGKSRHGRYGDNLEEVDWMIGKMTETVDSLGLASNTLMYFTSDHGGHLEDADSQVGQKGGWNSIYKGGKAMGGWEGGIRVPGIFRWPGKLAAGRVVDEPTSLMDLYPTLKYLAKDTQPDRQLDGHNLMPLLEGRVERSEHEFMFHYCGIYLNAVRWHPPGSDSIFKVHFFTPNFYPPGAGGCYDTKVCLCDGEHVTHHNPPLVYDLDHDPSESRPLTRNTEPRYTEILEQTARAVERHRNTLANKQTTDDARPNSNTDAHGVQSQMTWDKILWRPWLQPCCGTFPFCGCKENTTRI
- the arsh gene encoding arylsulfatase D isoform X3; amino-acid sequence: MAHLLLSLLLVAGREVAGEEVDRKPNFVLMMVDDLGIGDVGCYGNDTIRTPNIDRLASEGVKLTQHIAAAPLCTPSRAAFMTGRYAIRSGMGSTGRVQVLLFLGGSGGLPPTETTFAKRLQKQGYTTGLVGKWHLGVNCEHRGDHCHHPNQHGFSYFYGLPFTLFNDCVPGEETDVLADLQYALQNLSMLLGVGLFTLVLVRMCGLFEISQWFLLVLSFLSVLAIAVWYVPFKLLPTWNCIIMRNQDVIEQPMTVETMPQRLLEEAQNFVKRNVDRPFLLFFSLAHVHTPLHKNPVFAGKSRHGRYGDNLEEVDWMIGKMTETVDSLGLASNTLMYFTSDHGGHLEDADSQVGQKGGWNSIYKGGKAMGGWEGGIRVPGIFRWPGKLAAGRVVDEPTSLMDLYPTLKYLAKDTQPDRQLDGHNLMPLLEGRVERSEHEFMFHYCGIYLNAVRWHPPGSDSIFKVHFFTPNFYPPGAGGCYDTKVCLCDGEHVTHHNPPLVYDLDHDPSESRPLTRNTEPRYTEILEQTARAVERHRNTLANKQTTDDARPNSNTDAHGVQSQMTWDKILWRPWLQPCCGTFPFCGCKENTTRI